The genomic region cagacgtcctagTTTTGGCAAGGCTTGCAGTCTCTCTCCTGACAGAGTCGGTCAGGACTTCGTGCAGACCAGTCAACTTCCTCCACCAaattcgctcatccatgtctttatggaccttgctttgtgcactggtgtacagtcatgttggaacaggaagggatcatccccaaactgttcccacaaagtttgggaGCATAAAAAATGTcctaaatgtcttggtatgctgaagcattaagagttcctttagtggaactaaggggcaaagccaacccctgaaaaacaacaactgaattcaaagatttggaggggtgtcccaaaacttttggcattatagtgtacCTTGGCATGCCCTGTGCCAATTTCGTAATGCCCTTATCTTATGACCATGATATCTTTTGTTTAAGACCAAGaaattctttgttttgattgaatAAGCAATATGTTGAGCACAGACACTCATCAGCCCACCTGTAGAGATTTCTGCCACCACCTCTGTGAACACCTTTGATGTCCATCATTTATGCCTTTTGTCATTAGCCCACCTGTAGTGACCTCTGCAACTGTCCCTGTTAACACCTTTGATGCCAATTGTTAAACTCCTTTTGTTCCCCATGGatattacatacatacagtacgtCACTCCCTACTCCAATGTTAAATGAAAGAGCGTCGAAACAAACCGTGTAAAGGTTGCCAGGCCTGGTaatattgtacatattttaCACTACTACCTGCATGGTAACTACAACAGTACAGTAGCGTGTAGCTCCAGCTTTCTGTCAGTGAACTGTTGGAAGACGTTCTAGCAGTGTGCACGTTTCCATATAAAACCCACTGTAGTTCAGGCATACTGTGTGAGGTCTCGTAAAAATTCTCGTTCCTCTAACAAACAACTGCAGTCCAAAGCCTGCATCCTATCAGAGTCCAAGTCTTCATTTTGTAATATTCGCAAAATCAATACGACAAACACCCATAAACAGGAAATGGGAAACCGTGATGGagaagtatttttaaaaaataataaacaatgggATTGACTACATCTCCGCATGGGTTTGCCCTCTGACTGTCCGGTTTCCTCCGTCCTGTCAGAAACGTGCTGAAGGGTCGAGTGGTCACTCtaaattgcctctaggtgtgaaagagtgtgtgaatgtgtgtgtggatggagcCTAGTGTCTCCAAACTctaaccaggataaagcacttactgaagtatgaatgaatgaatctctctgatgaatgtgtgttatTTGCACCCTTTAGTTGCCTGTTGCTCTTTTCCAGAATACTTAATAACCATCACTTAAGGATAGTGATTTTGGTCACAGTTCATATTCAAACAAATCCAATTCTTTCTCCACTCATGAGCAACATGACTGACCGGCATCTAGTGACGTCTTCTCTTTTACATATTTCTCATAGAAATTTGTGACTTGTGAAATGCCAAGATCAGCACATACCCACTCGATCAGACTCGTTCTTCCCTGTGTGTACCGTTACTGAAACAAGGCAGTGATAATGCCCAGAATACAAGACTACAgtttctggaaaaaaacaataattacgTATCCTGTTTGTACCACGTTCTGGTAATAAGGAAGAcaagagagcgagtgtgtatttGGAGGTATTTTTCAAGCATGCTCTGTCAGGTCTCATAAAAATGCTATTTTTAGCAACGCACGGTTCCAGACACAACCACCCACTGTTACAAACATCCTGGACCTCCTCAAGCTTAAAACATATCAAAGAATTTCAGTAGAACAGCAGCAGTGCATGGTTGCAGATCTTTCTGCATGTTCACTGTGTAGAAGCTGAATGAAATATGTTCAGCCATATATTTGATCgattttattacacattaatGAAGTTGATGAAAACATCACTTGCCATTTACCATGACAGAAAGCGAGGGTACAGTATCGGTGTGTCTTTGGAGcgaggagagagcgagagattaTAAATATGAGATGGAGGAATACAGGCGGGGCTTCCAGGGTAACAAGTGATATCAAGATCAAGCTCAAAACATCTTGAATATCTTTCCCTCACTCTAGACTCGTGTGTGATTGGTGTAAATAATAGCAAGGTGATATTTACAATAGCAGATGCTggaaaataatacaattttgTGCTACTCAAAGAAAATTTGTTGTTTATATTCCGATAACAGCACACCATGTTTTAGGATTTATTACCaatgctggaagttgtaaatttcccattgggatgaataaagtgtctgtctgtgccaTTTTTTATCCTTTACATATTGGTTGTAAAATAGTGAGACTATGGATTATCCAAaggtttggatttttttataataaaataaaaaaccttgAAAACACATGAAGTAACTATTGAGCCATGGAGCTCCAGGGCTACTCGAAATAGATGGTTCTTGCTAAATCTGATCTAGGATCAGACTTGGTTCATCTGAGAAATGACCAGAGAATAGTTCCAACTGGGTTACACTCACCAGGagctctatgtttgtgtgttatattctgttccctgtgtgtgtggcccCTTACCCTGTTTGCAGTAACAGCAAAGTACTGCAGGTTCTGGAGCAGTCCGATGTCAGGGTGGATGCTGTTCAGGTTGTTGTGGCTCAGGTCGAGGAAGCGCAGCTTGCGGCAGAAGAACAGCTGGCTGGGGATCTTGTCGATCTTGTTGCGGTTCAGGTAGAGGCGCTCGAGGTTGGTGAGCGTGCCGATCTGGATGGGAATGTAGGCGATCTGATTGTaccagagcttcagacacaccaGTCGGTGCAGGTGCTGGAAACTGATGATCTCTTCGATTGTCTTTAGGTTGTTGTCCTTCAGGTCAATCTCCTGCAGAGGGCGGAACGAAAGAAATTCGGTACAAGAGTCAGGCAGGAAATGGTCCACGTGCCAAATGAGAAGAAAATGAATACGGCATCCTCGCTATTATACACAGTGTACAGTGATTCAGCAGTTCTGCTGACCAGAAGAGACCCATGAGGCTGCTAATAATGCTTTTCTATTACCGTCATATATTTAATAACAAAGCAAAATACGAGCAAATAATAAGCTTACAATACTCTCATATGTAATATTCGTCAGCATACCATACATTTCATACAGCTCTCttgcattaaattaaaaataaaggacCAATTGGAGAATCATCAGCACTATGTAtcaaactaaaacacacacacacacacacacacacacacacacacacacacaggacagtcGATGACTTGCAGGCACCGTTCTAGTAATTGTGTCCGGTTAAGTGTACGGTACAGACGAGTGGTCTGAGGCTGAGGCTAGGTGACGACGTACCTGTAGGTTGTGGAGGCTGAAAATGGAATGGGGGATGCGCTCCAGGTCGCAACGCACCAGCTCCAGCTCCGTAAGGTTCACCATCTTTTTCAGGCTGTTAAGCACCATCAGCTTTGTGCCCTCATTATTGATGGAGAGCTTCTGTAAATGCACGCCCACATCCGTCACCACCTAGAGAGAGGATTACAGTGTTGCCATAGGTTTAATGAAGGAAAATACCAATATATGAATACAGAAGCATCTGCaaatccatccagccatccatcaaGCTGAAACCCATTCAAGGTCTTCTCAGAAGTTTTACGTTTCAAAAACGTTCAGCATTTAGTGTTCAACCGAATCTCACAAACATATCCATAAGAAAAAGCATCTTACTTGAGGCAGCTTGGTGAGATTGCTCTTCAGCCGTAGCACCTTGAGCCTTTTGAGCTCCCGCAGGCCGTCGATCACGATGTAGCGGTTATTGTCGGCGCTCAGGTTGCCGGTGAGATGCAGCTCACTCAGGTTCTTCAGGCTGTAGATCCACAGAGGAATCTCCTTGATGTCTGTGAACTTGATGTGCAGTGATTTGAGGTTCTCACGTAGAAATGCCAGAGCAGGAGCTTCGATCTTGGCTGGTGTGTGGTACAGCCACAGCTCCCTCAGATTGGACAGCTGGGCGATGATGGGTGGAATGGTGACGTCTGGGATCAGCTCCAATTTCAGCACCTGAGGGATGGACACCATGGCTAAAATTTAAGAGCTGCATCATAGCACAGAACAGGGGTGGTCAACTGATGGACTGGAGGCAAGGGATTTGCTTAAAACATTCAAGTGTACGTTAAGATGAACCAGCCAGCACATCATATCAAAAACAAGACTCACAGATTAATTTACGTggtttttcaatttatttacacattgtTAGTTAACTAAAAATGGATTCTTTATCTGTTAAGAGTCCGTGGGGCCAGTCGGAACCACTTCAGTCTTATttaagcatcaaaagctaacaGCATTTAACATTACGTTACGTCAGTTGTTTATGTGGACCTGTGTAAACAACACGTTTTCTGGAACGGGATCTTCATAAAGTTTTTATAGAATACCCCTGGCACTGACTCTTATGCTTTGAGGTGtgaattaaatattttgttcCAGATCCAAgtttacactcactgtccactttattagaaacacatgCAGGTATCtaaccagccaatcagcagcacaatgcaataaataaataaataaacaaacaaacaaaaatcatgCATATACAGGCCAAGATCTTCAGGTAATATTTGTACATCAAATatgagaatgaagaaaaagtcacCCTTATGAACAAGGTGTTTTATGTTGCAAGAACTTCCATTATATAAGATGTTTTTTGTAGTTTACACCATTCTATCTAAacactctagagactgttgtgtgtgaaaatcccaggagatttcTGAAAAAGTCAAACCAACCCCAACAACCATGCCAAGAGATCACACATTTTCTCCATTCTGCTCTCCGAggtaaacattaactgaagcttttgACTTAAACTTTGTatgatttaatgttttgtgCTGCTTTGATGTACAAAATATAGTATCAGGACCTACCTCAAGCTCGAGCAGGTCGAACACCGTGTCTGGAATACCGCTAAGCATGAACAGATGCAGCTCCAGCTTGTCTTGTGAATTCTTGGTGATCCTCTGGCGAAGCTTCTCCAGCGTCCACTCGTTGTTGAGGTTGAGCTGGCGCAGCTTGTTCTCGCTCACCTCGGACAGAAAGACGGCGAAGCGCTTCGAGTACAGCGGGTCGTACTGGTCGATCATGTGCAGCATGAAGGCGAAGTCGTTCTTGACGTCTGGGATGTCGCTGTAGCTGCTCTCCTCTCGGATCGACTCGAACGAGTAGTGCTTGAGTGACCGGCCCAACATCCAGCACAGCGTGTACATGCAGATCAGGCCGTAGATGATGACTAGCGAGATGTAGAACCAGGCCAGGATCTTGAAGAGTGTGGCCAGTGGGTGTGCGCAGTAATACATCCGGTAGCCTGTGAGCCGCTCGATGTCCACTTTGCACTTCACGTCGAACGTGATGAACTGCACGTAGTACGCCGTGTAGCTGATGATCAGAATGAACTTGATGACTTTGATGATGGTCTGGCGGATGTAAAGGCGGTAGACAATGTCACCCTCCTCCACGTGGATGCGGAATTTCTTAACCTGGTGAAAAACAGGATAGAGAAAATtctcatactttttatccgtttagagttacatttcaTGTTGTCATGTTAGAGAGAGACCACAAAAATTCACCTTGAAGTTACAGCAATTACTTTCAAACATACCAAATAAATCTCCTCACAGTAAACAATCATAGTGACAATTAAACCTTCCCTGCTGAAGCATTTACTGCAGATACTGCTGTTCGAATCGTGCTGATATAGAAAATTAACCGATGCCTTCTAACCAATAAGAATCGAATATTCAATCAATAAATCTTTATTGTGCCAAGAAGACCCTCAAGACTGCTCTTAGGTTATTAAGTAGAGGCCTCAGAATAACTAGTTGCAGCaggtatatacactatattgccaaaagtattcgctcacccatccaaataatcagaatcaggtgttccaatcacttccatggccacaggtgtataaaatcaagcacctaggcatgcagactgtttttacaaacatttgtgaaagaatgggtcgctctcaggagctcagtgaattccagcgtggaactgtgataggatgccacctgtgcaacaaatccagtcgtgaaatttcctcgctcctaaaaattccacagtcaactgtcagctgtattataagaacgtggaagtgtttgggaacgacagcaactcagccacgaagtggtaggccacgtaaactgacggagcggggtcagcggatgctgaggcgcatagtgcgaagaggtcgccaactttctgcagagtcaatcgctacagacctccaaacttcatgtggccttcagattagctcaagaacagtgcggaGAGAGCTTcacggaatgggtttccatggccgagcagctgcatccaagccatacatcaccaagtgcaatgcaaagcgtcggatgcagtggtgtaaagcacgccgccattggactctagagcagtggagacgcgttctctggagtgacgaatcgcgcttctccatctggcaatctgatggacgagtctgggtttggcggttgccaggagaacggtacttgtctgactgcattgtgccaagtgtaaagtttggtggaggggggattatagtgtggggttgtttttcaggagctgggcttggccccttagttccagtgaagggaactctgaatgcttcagcataccaagacgttttggacaattccatgctcccaactttgcgggaacagtttggagctggccccttcctcttccaacatgactgtgcaccagtgcacaaagcaaggtccataaagacatggatgacagagtctggtgtggatgaacttgactggcctgcacagagtcctgacctcaactttgggatgaattagagtggagactgagagccaggccttctcgtccaacatcagtgtgtgacctcacaaatgcacttctggaagaatggtcaaaaattcccataaacacactcctaaaccttgtggacagtcttcccagaagagttgaagctgttatagctgcaaagggtggaccgacgtcatattgcaccctatggattaggaatgggatgtcacttaagttcatatgcgagtcaaggcaggtgagtgaatacttttggcaatatagtgtatatatagagagagaaggCTGGATAATGTGATGTTTTTCATACAGAAATTCTCAGTGTAGCAGTACTgtgttgtgtaaaataaaactgaaagttAAAAATAGGCTGTGCAAAAGTCTGGCCACCCTCTCACTGGTGTAGATTTGAATACATGTAGTCACTTAATACTAATTGATTgcaataaaaaggaaaaaagaaacaggtgAAACCAATCATGAAAACAGATATTTAAGGTAGCTGACTGGTAGTTGTGCTTTTCCTTCACCTCCATGGAAAGGTAGCAACATGGGAACCTCAAAAGAACTCTCTAATGACATAAAAACTAGATTAATTCATCAACATAAATTAGAAGAAGGATACAAAAAGTTGTCACAAAGGTTTAAAGTCTCTGTCTCCACAGTTAGAAATATAGTTAGGAAATGGAAGGCCACAGGAACAGTCCTTGTGAAAGAATGATGTGGCAGACCAAGAAAGATATCTGAAAGGCAAAGTCGAAGAATGGTTAGAATGGTCACGGTCAAACCACAAACCACCTCCAAAGAGCTTACTGCTGACAATGTCATTGTACATCGTTCTACAGTCCGGCGTACTTCGCACAAGGAACAGCTCAATGGAAGGATGATGCAGAAAAAGCCTTTTCTGCATACTGCTAACAAGCAGAGTCGTTTATGGTATGCAAAGGCTCATCTGGACAAGCCAGAATTGTTTTGGAATAAGGTCCTCTGGAGAGATGAGTTATTTGGTCACAACCAGAGGCGCTTTGCATGGCGTAAAAAGAACACAGCGTTCCAGGAGAAGAACCTGCTCCCTACTG from Hemibagrus wyckioides isolate EC202008001 linkage group LG18, SWU_Hwy_1.0, whole genome shotgun sequence harbors:
- the lrrc8aa gene encoding leucine rich repeat containing 8 VRAC subunit Aa isoform X2, which codes for MIPVTELRYFAETQPAYRILKPWWDVFTDYISIVMLMIAVFGGTLQVKKFRIHVEEGDIVYRLYIRQTIIKVIKFILIISYTAYYVQFITFDVKCKVDIERLTGYRMYYCAHPLATLFKILAWFYISLVIIYGLICMYTLCWMLGRSLKHYSFESIREESSYSDIPDVKNDFAFMLHMIDQYDPLYSKRFAVFLSEVSENKLRQLNLNNEWTLEKLRQRITKNSQDKLELHLFMLSGIPDTVFDLLELEVLKLELIPDVTIPPIIAQLSNLRELWLYHTPAKIEAPALAFLRENLKSLHIKFTDIKEIPLWIYSLKNLSELHLTGNLSADNNRYIVIDGLRELKRLKVLRLKSNLTKLPQVVTDVGVHLQKLSINNEGTKLMVLNSLKKMVNLTELELVRCDLERIPHSIFSLHNLQEIDLKDNNLKTIEEIISFQHLHRLVCLKLWYNQIAYIPIQIGTLTNLERLYLNRNKIDKIPSQLFFCRKLRFLDLSHNNLNSIHPDIGLLQNLQYFAVTANRIETLPPELFQCKKLRTLNLGNNCLTALPSRFGELTSLTQLELRGNRLEGLPVELGECRMLKRSGLVVEEELFKTLPPEVKEQLWRADKEQV
- the lrrc8aa gene encoding leucine rich repeat containing 8 VRAC subunit Aa isoform X1, whose product is MIPVTELRYFAETQPAYRILKPWWDVFTDYISIVMLMIAVFGGTLQVTQDKMICLPCKWVVDGRCDPLNTSTTVPRPEPRGIQYELDRHQYNYVDAVCYEHKLHWFAKYFPYLVLLHTLVLLACSNFWFKFPRTSSKLEHFVSILLKCFDSPWTTRALSETVAEESDTKPTGKNDDLNDTNDKKKASSVSDQDVEASIPMLQRTKSRIEQGIVDRSETGVLDKKEGEQAKALFEKVKKFRIHVEEGDIVYRLYIRQTIIKVIKFILIISYTAYYVQFITFDVKCKVDIERLTGYRMYYCAHPLATLFKILAWFYISLVIIYGLICMYTLCWMLGRSLKHYSFESIREESSYSDIPDVKNDFAFMLHMIDQYDPLYSKRFAVFLSEVSENKLRQLNLNNEWTLEKLRQRITKNSQDKLELHLFMLSGIPDTVFDLLELEVLKLELIPDVTIPPIIAQLSNLRELWLYHTPAKIEAPALAFLRENLKSLHIKFTDIKEIPLWIYSLKNLSELHLTGNLSADNNRYIVIDGLRELKRLKVLRLKSNLTKLPQVVTDVGVHLQKLSINNEGTKLMVLNSLKKMVNLTELELVRCDLERIPHSIFSLHNLQEIDLKDNNLKTIEEIISFQHLHRLVCLKLWYNQIAYIPIQIGTLTNLERLYLNRNKIDKIPSQLFFCRKLRFLDLSHNNLNSIHPDIGLLQNLQYFAVTANRIETLPPELFQCKKLRTLNLGNNCLTALPSRFGELTSLTQLELRGNRLEGLPVELGECRMLKRSGLVVEEELFKTLPPEVKEQLWRADKEQV